The genome window GATCGGGGACGACATCGAGGCGGTCTGCAAGGCGGCGAGTCAGAAGTTCGGCCGGCCGATCATCCCGGTGAACTCCCCCGGTTTTGTGGGGGGCAAGAATCTGGGAAACAAGCTGGCGTCGGAAGCGCTGCTCGATCACGTCATCGGAACCATTGAGCCCGACGTGACCACTCCGTACGACATCAACATCATCGGCGAGTACAACCTCTCGGGCGAGCTCTGGCAGGTCAAGCCGCTGCTGGACCGGCTCGGGATTCGGATCCTCTCCTGCATCTCGGGTGATGCCCGTTATCGGGAGATCGCCTGGTCCCACCGCGCCAAGGCCGCGATGATGGTCTGCAGCAAGGCCATGATCAACATTGCCAGGAAGATGGAGGAGCGGTACGGCATCCCTTTCTTCGAGGGATCGTTCTACGGGATCTCGGACATGAGCGATTCGCTGCGGAACATCGCCAGGCTTCTGGTGGAGCGGGGGGCGCCGGCGGACCTCCTGGACCGGACCGAAGAGTTGATCCTGGAGCAGGAAGCCCTTGCGTGGGCCAGGCTGGCGCCCTACAAAGAGCGGCTGAAGGACAAACGGGTTCTGCTTATCACCGGCGGGGTGAAGTCGTGGTCCGTGGTGGCGGCGCTTCAGGAGATCGGGATGGAAGTGGTGGGCACCAGCGTGAAGAAGAGCACGAAAGAAGACAAGGAGCGGATCAAGGAGCTCATGGGCCAGGATGCCCACATGATCGAGAATATGGCCCCCCGGGAGATGTACGCCATGCTGAAAGAATCCCGAGCCGATATCTTGATGGCCGGCGGCCGCTCCCAGTTCGTCGCTCTGAAGGCCAAGGTCCCATTCCTCGATATCAACCAGGAGCGTCATCACGCCTACGCGGGCTACGAGGGCATGGTTGAGCTCGTCGAGGAAATCGATAAGGCCATTCACAGCCCGATCTGGGAGCAGGTGCGAAGACCCGCGCCGTGGGAGTCTCGATGTCCGTCGTAACGAAGTCCCATAAATCCTGCTCGGTCAATCCGCTGAAGATGAGCCAGCCGATCGGCGCGGCATTGGCCTTCCTGGGCCTGGATCGTTGCCTGCCGATCCTCCACGGGTCTCAGGGGTGCACCTCCTTCGGCCTCGTGCTCTTTGTTCGCCACTTCCGTGAATCGATCCCCATGCAGACCACGGCCATGAACGAGGTGACCACCATCCTCGGCGGCGCCGAAAACATCGAGGAAGCCCTGCTGACGCTGTACAAGAAGGCCGATCCGGCCGTTGTCGGTCTCTGCACCACCGGCCTCACCGAGACCAAGGGAGAAGACATCGTAGGGGCGGTGAAGGCATTCCAGAGCAAACACCCCGAGCTGGCCGATCGGACCATCGTGCCGGTCTCGACCCCCGACTTCGTGGGCGCGTTCCAGGACGGATGGGCGAAGGCCGTGACCCGGATCGTGGAGGAGCTGGTTGAGGGAGAGTCCGAGGAGCTGTCGGGACGGGTGAACGTTTTGGCCGGGCCGTACCTCACGCCTGCGGATATCGACGAAATCCGCGAACTCATCAAAGCCTTTGATCTCGCGCCGACCATCTTGCCGGATCTTTCGGGATCGCTGGACGGGTATGTCCCGGATGATTTCAGCCCGACGACCATGGGCGGAACCGGCCTGAACGAGATTCGCGCGATGGGGAATGCCGAGATCACACTGGCCTTGGGGGAGAGCCTGCGTCCGGCCGCGGAGGCGTTGCAGAACAAGTGCGGCGTGCCCTTTGTGGTGTTCGACCGCGTGACCGGACTGGAGGCGACCGACCGGTTGATCGATCTGCTCCATCGCCTGAGCGGCGAGGAGGTCCCGGCCAAATATCGACGTCAGCGGAGCCGGCTGGTGGATGCCATGCTGGACGGGCATTTCTCGTTCGGGAGGAAGAAGATTGCCATCGGGGCGGAGCCGGATCTGCTCTATGCTCTCTCCTCATTGTTTGCCGACATGGGCGCCGAGATTGGCGCGGCCGTGACCACCACGGAGTCGCCGATTCTGGAGAAGATCCCGGCCAGCGAAGTCCTCATCGGAGACCTGGAGGACCTGGAAGAGCGGGCAAAAGGATGTGATTTGTTGGTGACGCATTCCCACGGCCGCCAGGCCGCGGAGCGATTGAAGATCCCTCTGCTTCGCGTTGGGATTCCGATCTTCGATCGCCTGGGCGCCGCCCATCGGCTGAGCGCGGGGTATCAGGGGACGATGAGACTGATCTTCGAGGTGGGGAATATGTGGTTGGCCGATCTCAACGAAAACCATCCCGATACCTGGGCACTCCCACGGCGACCCGAACTACTGGACGTCGCGGCGCCTGCCCTGATCGGTGGAGGAGGGCGCTGACATGAAGGTGGCGTTCGCCACGCAGGATCTGGCCACGGTCAACGCGCACTTCGGCTGGGCTAAGCACATCATGGTCTACGACGTCTCGCCGGACGGGTATCGCCACGTGGAAACCCACAACTTTACCGGCGACCTTCAGGAAGACGGCAACGAAGACAAGCTGGCCCCCAAGATCGCGGCCATCAAAGACTGCGCCATTCTCTATGTGGCCGCGATCGGCGGATCGGGCGCAGCCCGGGTCGTGGCCCAGAAGATTCATCCGGTGAAGGTCAACGAACCTGAGCCGATCACCGAGATCCTGCAGAAGCTCCAAGCGGTCTTGGGTGGGACGCCGCCGCCCTGGCTTCGCAAAGCCATGCAGAAGGGACAGGAACGAGTGTTGGATTTCGAGGAGGCGTGAGATGAGCCAGGAGCAGACGGCTGTTGCCGATCCGATGACGTCGCTGTTCGTGAAGGAACTGGTCAAGCAGTTTCGCGCCCAGGACACCCACGGCGCCTGGGACGGCAAGTCCGACCGGGAACTGCTGGCGCCGTTGATCGTCGACAAGGAAAAGCGAAAGACCCTGCCGATCATCGGCGATCCGGACCCCGAGGTCCTCTGGCGGGTGGAGCTGTTCTACAACGCCGTCGGTCTGGCGATCGAGCGCCGCACCGGGATCATGGTCTCCCCCATCATGAAGATGCACCACGAGGGATTCGGACGGATGGCGCTGACGGCAGGCCGGCTCATCGTGGTGAACAAGCAACTGCGCGACGTGCACCGCTTCGGGTTCGCCAGCCTGGAGAAACTGGCCGAGGAAGGGGGAAAGGCGGTGGCTGCAGGCGCGGAGATGATCGAGAAGTTTCCCGATGTGGCGCGGTACGGATCGTAGGAGAATCCGAGATGGAATACGACCTGACCAAGGAGTTCAACAAGCTCGTGGATGCCGAGGACTATTTGAGATTTTTTGCCATCACCTACGATCCCCGAGTCGTTCACGTGAATCGGCTGCACATTTTGAAGAAATTTGCGCTCTTCAAAAACGAGATCGATCGGGCCAACGAGAATCAGCTCCTTGAAGAGCGTCTCTTTTCCTATCGAGAAGCCATGCGCAAGGCCTATGAGACGTTCCTGACCTCCACGGCCCCCGCGGAGCGGCTCTTCAAGGTCTTTCAACAACCCCCGCCTGGGTTGGTGCAAATCACGATGTCACCGGCGCTTGAGCCGTCGGCCGTCAACGAACCGTGAGGTGAGCTATGGACCTGCCAGTGTTGAACGTCAGTAACAGCGCGGACCCCGCGGGCTGCAAGGCCAAAGCAAGTTGCGGCGACAGCCGCGGACCCGGAGACATGGACCCGGAGACCTGGGAGAAGGTCAAAAACCATCCTTGCTACAGCGAGGAAGCCCACCACCACTACGCCCGGATGCACGTGGCGGTGGCTCCCGCCTGCAACATCCAGTGCCACTACTGCAACCGCAAATACGATTGCGCCAACGAGAGCCGGCCCGGCGTGGTCAGCGAGAAATTGACGCCGGAGGATGCCGCCAAAAAAGTGCTCGCCGTGGCCAGCACCATCCCTCAAATGACGGTCCTGGGGATTGCCGGACCCGGAGATCCCCTGGCCAACCCCGACAAGACCTTCCGCACCTTCGACCTGATCGCCGAGAAGGCGCCGGATATCAAGCTCTGCCTGTCCACCAACGGCTTGGCCCTCCCCGACCACGTGGACCGGATCAAGGCCCTGAAGGTCGATCACGTCACCCTTACCATCAACATGGTCGATCCCGAAGTGGGGGAACGCATCTACCCGTGGGTCTTCTACAAGCATAAACGGTGGACGGGGCGCGACGCTGCCAAGATCTTGAGCGAACGCCAGTTGGAGGGGCTCGATCTGCTGACGTCCAACGGCATTCTGTGCAAGGTCAACTCGGTGATGATCCCGGGTGTCAACGACGACCACCTGGCCGAGGTCAACCAGAAGGTCAAGTCGTTGGGGGCGTTCCTCCACAACATCATGCCGCTGATCTCCGCCCCGGAACACGGGACCCATTATGGCCTCACCGGCCAGAGGGGACCGACCGCCCAGGAGCTCAAGGCGTTACAAGATCGCTGCGAGGGGCAGATGAACATGATGCGCCACTGCCGCCAGTGCCGCGCCGACGCGGTGGGACTCCTGGGAGAGGACCGGAGCAAGGAGTTCACCCTGGAGAAGATCCGGGAGATGGACGTGGAGTACGACCTGGACAAACGGCAGGCCTATCAGACCCAGGTGGAGGCCAAGCGCCTCGAGACGAGGAAGGCCAAGGAGGAGGGGCTGAAGGCCCTGGAGGACGTCACGACGGATCTGAAGATCTTGATCGCCGTCGCGACCAAAGGGCAGGGGATCATCAACGAGCACTTCGGACACGCCCATGAATTTCAGGTGTACGAGCTCAGCGGGGGGGGGAGCAAATTCGTCGGCCACCGGCGCGTGGACATGTATTGCCAGGGGGGATTCGGGGAGGAAGACGCCCTCGACACGGTGATCCGGGCGATCAGCGACTGCGTGGCGGTCTTCGCCTCCAAAATCGGCAATTGTCCCAAGGACACGCTCAAGGCCGCCGGGATCGAGCCGGTCGACCGGTATGCCCACGAGTTCATCGAGAAATCGGCCTTGGCGTACTTCAAGGAGTATGCGGAGAAGGTTCGGCGCGGCGAGGTCGTTCATATCCCCCGAGGGGACGCTGAGATCCGGACCGGAGCCCTCGTGTCGGCCGGCGCGACCGGGGAGGATGCGTAAGTGGCGCTCAAGATCATCACGGACAATTGCACGTCCTGCGACGCCTGTTTGCCGGAGTGCCCCAACGAGGCGATTGTTCAGCGCAAGGGGCTCTACTTCATTGAGTGGGAGAAATGCACGGAGTGCGTCGGCTTCTATGACGATCCTCAGTGCACGGCGGTCTGTCCGATCGACGAGACGTGTATCTTGGACCCCGATCACCAAGAGAGTCGGGAAGAACTGTTGGCCAAGAAGAAGCGGCTGCACGCCGCAGAAGGGGTGGGGTGATGCAGATCACGATTACGGAGCGGGCGGGAACGTTCATCCGCCGGATGATCGCCTTTGGGGGCGGCGAGCCTGGCTCGGGATTTCGGCTGGCGGTGAAACCGGGAGGCTGCGCCGGCCTGAGCTACGACTTCAACATCGAGGCAACACCCCAACCGGGAGACGAGGTGGTGGAGGGGCCGGGTTTCAAGGTCCATGTCCCGGTTGAAAGCCGCCCGTACCTGGAAGGAACCACGGTCGATTTTGTCGAGACGCTGATGCAGTCGGGGCTGACCTTCACGAATCCCAACGCCGGCGCGCAATGCGGCTGCGGCAGTTCATTTTCTCCAACGGGCGAAGCCCCGTCGGTTGGTAAGGAGTGCGGAAAACCGTGATGGTGCAGGAGGAGGAATGGATCGAACGCGTGTATTACGGCGGGGATCTCCCCCGTGAAGCCGAACGGTGTCTTCATCTGGCCGCCCTTTCTTACCGGCAGGAAGAGCTGGCCGAGCGATATCTGTACGAGGCTCTCGGGCTCGCCCCGGACCACATCGCGGTCTACATCGGGATGTACAAGTTCTATTTTTACAAGGGGCGACTTGAAGAGGCGTTGGGATGCGCCCTCCGGTGTCTGGAGAAGGCGACCGTGGAGGGCGGTCTCTCTCCGGATTGGCGGCAGGTGAAACCCTCCGATGCGGCTTTTGACGGCTTCAATACCGCCCCGAGATTTTATCTCTTCACGCTGAAGGCCTATGGCTATATCCAGATGCGGCTGGGGAACTTTGAAGCGGGGAGGGCGGCCATCACGAAGGTGATGGAACTGGATCCGGGGGACAAGATGGGTGGGTCCATCCTGCTGGGCATCCTGGATCGGGTGGGGCAAGAGGATCAATGAGGATCAAGAGACATGGGTGACATCAGCCGAGACAGCGACGTGATTGAAATCGCAACCCCCCCGCGGTTCGATTACGGCCAGAAGGTCCGCTCCAAGCGGATGATCCGCAACGACGGAACCTTTCCCGGCAGAGATGTGGGAGAGGTCCTGGTGAAGAAAGGAGACGAGGGATACGTGGCGAGCATCGGCACGTTCCTCCAGCAGTTCTATATCTATGGGATCTACTTCTACGAGAAGGGATATACGGTCGGCTGTCGGGGCAAAGAGTTGGAACCGACGGATGGGGAGGGCGAAAGACCGAAGGTGCCCGGAGAGGGAGACCATGTCGTCTGATCCATTCGTCGTTGCCGTCAAGCTGGGAGACCTTCCCCCGGAGTCCGGTAAGGTGGTGAAGGTCAACAAGCGCAGTCTCCTCCTAGTCAACAAAGGAGGGAGCGTCGCGGCCTTCTTGAACCGCTGTCCCCACCAGGAGAGCCCCTTCGGCGGGACAGCGTACAAACTCTCGGGATGCGTGGCGGGGACCGTGGTCTGTCCGATGCATGAGTGGGTCTTCGACGTTCCCTCCGGCGAAGCGATCGGCCGGCCCGGAGTCTGCCTGAAGCCTTATCCGGTTCAGATCGCTGGCGACGACGTGCTGGTGGCGGTCGAGTCATGATGAATCCGATCTATCTTGATAACAATGCTACGACCCGGATCGCGCCGGAGGTCCTGGAGGCGATGTTTCCCTACTTGGCGAATGTGTATGGGAATCCGTCGAGTCAACACCTCTTCGGCGAGCCGGTCAAGCGGCGGATCGGGGAAGCTCGATCCGCCGTGGCTGCCCTTCTGGGAGCGAGCCCCACGGAGCTCGTCTTCACCAGTGGGGCAACCGAAAGCAACCATACGGCCATCATGGGTGCCCTTGCCATGAGGCCGGGGCGCCGGGAGATCGTGACCATGTCGGTCGAGCATCCTTCGGTTCTCCGCCTCTTCCGCCGCTTGGGTGAAACGGGATATCGGGTGACGTTCCTTCCCGTCCACTCAGACGGTGCCCCGGATATGGACGTGCTGCAAGAGACGGTCACGGAAGAGACGGCCCTGGTCTCCATGATGTGGGCGAATAACGAGACCGGAGTGGTGTTCCCGGTTACGGAAGCGGTGGGTGTGGCAAAGAACAAAGGAGCCCTGTTTCACACCGATGCGGTCCAGGCCATCGGGAAGATTCCCGTCAATCTGTCAGAAAATCCTGCCGACCTCCTCTCCGTCTCGGGCCACAAGCTTCACGCGCCCAAGGGAATCGGGGTTCTCTTCGTCCGGAAGGGACTCACGCTCCCTCCGCTTTTGTTCGGTCATCAGGAGCGGGGAAGGCGAGGGGGGACCGAAAACGTTCCGGGGATCGTGGGGCTGGGAAAGGCCTGTGAGCTGGCTGCGTTGGGTATGGCGGATGATATGGAACGGGTTCGCGGTTTGAGGGATCGGTTGGAACAGGGGATTCTCCGCGCTGTTCCGACGGCCAGGGTCAACGGGGGCCGCCACGGCCGCGTCCCCAACACCGCCAACCTCTGCTTCGGGACCATGGATGCGGAAGCCATCCTGAGCCGGCTGAACCGGCTGGGGATCGCGGTGTCCGCCGGCTCGGCCTGTTCTTCCGGCGGCACCGAGCCGTCGCACGTGTTGACGGCGATGGGGCTGTCTCGCGAAGAGGCTCTCGCCTCGATCCGATTTTCGTTGAGCCGCTATACGACGATCGAGGAGATCTCCAAAGTCTTGGAGGTGCTGCCGGGGATCATGGAGGAACTGACCGCGATGGATCTGGTCCGGGGCTAACTCAGATGAAAGTGATGATCCGAAAAAATGCAGAGGGCATCCTCTCAGCCTACATGGCGAAAAAGGACCTGGAGGAGCCGATCGTGGCGATGGAGAAGGAGACCCTCTGGGGAGGGGCGGTCACCCTGGCCAACGGGTGGAAGCTGGCGTTGCCGGAGATGGCCCAGGACACCCGGCTGCCGATCACCGTGGAAGCGCGCCGACTATGATCTCCCTGTCAGAACCAGACCTCTCGCCCCTGGAATCGGAGGTAGCGGCGGAGGTGCTCCGATCCATCCGGTTCGGTTCCGGAGCGATGGCGGAGGCTTTCGAGGATGTGTTTTCGGATTATGCCGGTAGGGAGTATGCGGCGTCGGTCAGCAGCGGGACCCTGGCCTTGCTCCTCTGTTTGAAGGGCTACGGAATCGGACCGGGGGACGAGGTCGTGGTCTCGCCATTCTCCTGGCATCAGATCGTCCACGCGGTTTCTTTCGTGGGAGCTGAGGCGGTGTTTGCCGACATCGACTATTGGACGTGCACCCTTGACCCTGCCAAGGCGGAACAGAAGATCACGGCGAAGACCAAAGCCATTCTGGTGGGCAATACCAACGGCCACCCCGCCGACTGGGACGCCTTCCGGGATCTGGCCAGGCGGTATGACCTGCGGCTGATCGAGGATTCCACCGAGGCGATCGGCTCGTTGTACAAAGGGACGCCGGTTGGCCGGTTCGGGGACTGCGCGATCTTCTCCCTCTGCGCGCCGGGTCCGCTGGCCACGGGTGGTTGCGCCGTGGTGGTGACGGACGATGGCGATCTGGACCGGGCCGTCCGGTATGGACGGAGTCGGCGGTTGGAGGACCGGTTCTCCATCGTCGTGACCGGCACGCTCTCCCTGGATGCCGGGGTCAACGATCTCTCGGCGGCGTTGGGGCTGGCGCAACTGAGCCGGCCCGACGAGATCCTGGCGCAACGGAAAGCGGTGGAAGCCTGGTATGCCCGGGAGATGAAATCCTTTGAGGGGATCAAGGACCCCTTTGTCGCTCCGTACGCCACCGAAGTCCACTGGTTTCTCTACATGGTCCACCTGGGAACCCGGTTCAGCCGGAGCAGTCGGGACGCGATCATCGAAGACCTCCTGACCGAAGAGGTCGAGGGGACGGCGTATTGCCAACTGGCGCATCTGCAACGGTTTTATGTGGAACGCGGAAGTCGTAAGGGAGCGTGCGCCATCGCGGAGAAAAATGGGGATCGGGCCATCGTCCTCCCCTTCCATGGACATCTGACGGAGGATCAGGTGGTGTTTATCGTGAAAACCTTGAAGGATGCCTCGCTCAACGTGGGGGCCGGGTCGGCCATCTATTTGTAAGAAGAGGGAGCGATGGACTCAAACCAGATCATGATCCACGTCCGGTTCGCCCCGGACGGCACCGTGAAGGAGATCGGCGAGCGGCCCCCCGGGATCACCGCACAGGAGTGGTTCAACCACCTGAGCCGGAACACGCAGAACTGCTACCAGATCTTTTCCGGAGGGCGGGGGATCTTCCGTTTGACCCGAGAACAGGTGGAGGCATGCAAAGGGCTCTCCGCGGTGAAGGAGCCGGCATGACGACGGGAAGAGACCGGGACATGTTTGAAGAGATTGCCGCCGGTCTTGTGGAGGGAACGATCATTCCCTACCTCGGGCCGGGGGTCTTCCAGACGCAGGCCGGCGTTCCCGTCGGTCCCTCGGAGCTGGCGGACTGGCTCTGTCACAAGATCGCGGTTCCCGGCCGAATCCGAGGGAATCTGACGGCCGTGGCCCAGTACATCGAGAACTTCAAGCACCGGAAGACCCTCACCCATCTGATGAACGAGGCCTTCACTCCGGAGACCGTCCCCGCTCCGGCTCACCGGCTTCTGTCGGCTCTGCCGCGCCTGCGGTTGGTGGTGGACACCTGGTATGACGGGACCACGGCCCTGGCGCTGATGGGTTCCGGTGAACAAGGTCGAACCGTGTGTCAGATCACCGGTGTCAGCCGCTCGGAGCATCCGAACGATTGGGTCCGATATGCCGGCGGTGGCGCCTCCATAGAGGCGGCGGACACCGTGCTCTACAAACCCCACGGGTCGGTGTATCCAGAACCGAATTTTCTCGTTTCCGATGCGGACTACGTCGAAGTGCTGACGGAGATCGATATCCAGACGCCGATTCCACCGGTGGTCCAGCGGCTTCGAACCGGGAGCCACTTCCTGTTTCTGGGATGCCGGTTCAACCAGCAGCTTGACCGAATTTTTGCCCGGCAGATCATGAAGCGCTCCTCCGACCGGCACTGGGCCGTCCTGGATGGGGAGCTGTCCAAGAAGGAGGCCCAGTTCCTGGCCGTCCAGGGCATCCTTCCCATCAGGAAAGAGCTGCAGGAGTTTATCGGCGAGTTGGCCGGACGGTGGCCTGTGGTTAGCCACACCGGAGGGGAGACCGTGTCATGCAAATCGGTGTAGAGGCTGCTCGTGCGGTGGAAAACAAAAGAGTCTTTGTGGTCGAGCCGGATGAGGTCACCCGCGCCGCCCTCCAGTTCATGCTCCACGATGAGAACGAGACGCATGAACTGCGCGACGTGCCGACGGTGTACCTGAAAGGCCGCGAGCACCGACCTGATCTGATTCTTCTGGGATTGTCCATCATCCGCGATCAGGGGGTGCAGGTCCTGGGCGCGCTTAAAGGCGCCTTCCCCGGTGTGAAGATCGTCCTGGTGGTGGATGCCGATGCGATGCCGACGGTCAAAGAGGCGCTCGGAGCCGGTGCGGATGACACCTTGCTCAAACCCTTGCGGGTGGAAGCGGTGAGGGAAACGGTGGATCGCCATCTTGGACGGAACGGGATACCTCACGGCGTGGAATCGAATCCTTTTCGGATTCTTCAATGAAGGGATCAGTCAGATGAGCGCGACGGAAATGGTCACCGGCGTGACGCAGGGCGGAACCGTCTGGATTCCACGGTTTGTCCAGAACATCGACGCCTCAAAGTGCATTGGCTGTGGCCGGTGCTTCAAGGTCTGCGGCCGGGATGTGATGCGGTTGACGCCCGTGGACGAGGACGGGACGTTGATCGTAGTGACGGATGAAGACGAGGAGTTCGAGAAACAGGTGATGACCCTGGCTCATCCCGAGAGCTGCGTCGGATGCGAAGCCTGTTCCCGGGTCTGCCCGAAACAGTGTTACACCCACGGCCCTCTGCCGGCCGTAACAACCTGAGGGGAGCCACATGAAGATGGTCCGCGCAATTGTCCGCCCGGAGAAGGAGCAGGAGGTGGTTCTGGCTTTGGAGGGAGCGGGTTTTCCCGCCGTCACCAAGTCCCACGTCTTCGGGCGGGGTAAGCAGAAAGGGCTCCAGGTGGGGAGCGTTCACTACGATGAGCTTCCCAAGCTGGTCCTCATGATGGTGGTGGAGGATCAGAATGCCGACGAGGTGGTCCAGTTGATTCTCAAGACGGCGAGAACCGGGAACATCGGCGATGGAAAGGTGTTCGTGAGCCCCGTCGAGCGGTCATATACCATCAGGACCGGAAAGCCGGAACTGTAACCATGAAGGAGATCATCGCGATCATTCGACGAGACAAGTTCCCCATGACCAAGCGTGTCCTGGACGAGATCGGCTGTTCCGCCATGACCGTCTACAGCGTGGAGGGGCGAGGCAAACAAAAAGGCCGGTTCTCTGAAATCGATCCTGAGCTGCCGGAACACTACGAAGGCGTCTCGCGGATCATGACCAAACCGACACCGTCGGTGTACGCCCTGGAGCATCAGATCACCAAGCCGGTCCTCTATGTTCCCAAACGAATGCTCAGGATGGTTGTTCCGAATGACAAGGTGGACCCGGTCGTCGAGGCTCTGATCCAGGTAAACCGCACCGGGGCCCACGGGGACGGCAAGGTCTTCGTGACACCGGTGGAGGAGGCCTGGCAGATCAGAACGTCACAAGTCGGCGAGGAGATGTTGCAATGAACGACACGATGACGATCGAGGAGTTGAAGGTACGGGTCAAGCGACTGAACTCGGAGGCGGGGCAATTGAAAATGGACCTGCACGACCTGGCCGAGGACCTTCCCAAGGGGTGGGAGACGATCATGGAGGTCGCGCAAAAGACCCATCAAAAGTACGTCGACCTGATGTCGGCACGGCAACAATTGACGGAAATGGAGAAGCAGGCGAATGGATGAGGCGGTTGGACGGGTCATCGAGGTGCTTGAGGAAATTCGCCCCGAGTTGATCGCGGAGGGTGGAGACGTCAAGGTGGCCGGCTGCGCCGACGGGGTGGTCTACGTGAGCCTCGCCGGCCCGTTCACCGCCTGGTGTCGAACCCGCCGGATGGTGCTCTGGAACATCGAGCAGATGGTGAGGGAACGACTCCCCTGGATCGAGCGGGTCGAGGCGGTCTGCCCGCCGCCGGAAGATCAGGCGTGGTAAGCGCATGGGGTGTGAGGGGAGCATCCGGGATCGGGAGATGAGTGACGGTGTCAGAAACGTGTTCATCGACGACACCACCCTGCGTGATGGGGAGCAGGCGGCCGGAGTCGCCTTCACCATCGACGAGAAGCTGAGGATCGCCAGACTGCTGGATGACTGTGGCGTCGATCAGATCGAGGCCGGAACCCCGGCGATGGGCGGAGAGGAGCAGGAGGCGGTTCGAGCCATCGCTGCGCTGGGTCTTCGGGCCGAGGTCCTCGCGTGGTGCCGGGCCACGCGGTCGGACATCGATGCGGCGCTGGCCTGCGGGGTGAAGTGGGTGCACATCTCCCTTCCGGTCTCCGATCTTCATATCGAGCGCAAGCTCCGGAAGACGCGCGCCTGGGTGCTGGCGCGACTCCGCTGGGCCCTTTCCTACGCCAAGCGACGGGGTCTCACAGTGTCGGTTGGGGCGGAGGACGCCTCCAGAGCCGACTGGACGTTTCTGGTCCAGTACGGTCAAACCGCCGCGGAGTCTGGCGCAGACCGGTTTCGCTACTGTGACACCGTCGGCATCCTGGACCCCTTCGTCACCTACGAGATGATCCGTCTCCTCTCGGATCGCCTGCCCATCCCGATCGAGATTCATACCCATAATGATTTTGGTCTGGCGACCGCCAACGCCTTGGCGGCCGTGAAGGGAGGGGCTGTCGCTGTCAATACCACCGTCAACGGCCTGGGAGAGCGAGCCGGCAACGCCGCCCTGGAAGAGGTCGTCATGGCCCTCAAACATCTTGAGGAAGAGGCACTCTCCCTGAAGACCGAAGCCCTGCTTCCCCTCTGCCAAGAAGTCGCCAGGGCCTCGGGCCGTCCCATCCCGCCCTGGAAGGCCGTGGTGGGACGCTGCATCTTTGCCCACGAGTCGGGGATCCACGCGGATGGCGTTCTGAAGGACCCGCTGACGTATGAGGCTTTTCCGCCGGAGGAGGTGGGGCTTTCGCGAACCCTGGCGGTGGGAAAACACTCGGGATCGCACCTGCTCAAGGAGCGGTTTGATCGGCTGGGGATCCTCCTCTCGAACGAGGAGGCGGGAGCCATGCTCCCGGTCGTCCGCCGTCTGGCCACTCAGAAGAAGCACGTGCTGACGGACAAGGATCTCGTGCAGCTCCGCAAGATGACCTTGTCCAGTTCGAGCGCGGGAGGCAGGCGTGGGTAACATCCTGGACGA of Nitrospirota bacterium contains these proteins:
- the nifV gene encoding homocitrate synthase, whose amino-acid sequence is MSDGVRNVFIDDTTLRDGEQAAGVAFTIDEKLRIARLLDDCGVDQIEAGTPAMGGEEQEAVRAIAALGLRAEVLAWCRATRSDIDAALACGVKWVHISLPVSDLHIERKLRKTRAWVLARLRWALSYAKRRGLTVSVGAEDASRADWTFLVQYGQTAAESGADRFRYCDTVGILDPFVTYEMIRLLSDRLPIPIEIHTHNDFGLATANALAAVKGGAVAVNTTVNGLGERAGNAALEEVVMALKHLEEEALSLKTEALLPLCQEVARASGRPIPPWKAVVGRCIFAHESGIHADGVLKDPLTYEAFPPEEVGLSRTLAVGKHSGSHLLKERFDRLGILLSNEEAGAMLPVVRRLATQKKHVLTDKDLVQLRKMTLSSSSAGGRRG